One genomic region from Rosa rugosa chromosome 1, drRosRugo1.1, whole genome shotgun sequence encodes:
- the LOC133725454 gene encoding large ribosomal subunit protein eL20z-like isoform X1, whose product MDQRLSTDAMNHKNGNYVRIDGPEDPELGMFDKPLPFCGCGIGWFSLLLGFVFPVMWYYAAFLYFYKYYDKDPRERSGLGASAVAASVCTVGVLIAVIVIVIKSLHP is encoded by the exons ATGGATCAGA GGCTCTCAACAGATGCAATGAACCATAAGAATGGCAACTATGTTCGTATCGATGGTCCAGAGGACCCAGAGTTGGGAATGTTTGACAAACCCCTTCCTTTTTGTGGTTGTGGAATTGGATGGTTTTC ACTTCTGCTTGGATTTGTATTCCCAGTGATGTGGTACTATGCTGCATTTCTCTACTTTtataaatattatgataaagaCCCAAGGGAACGATCTGGGCTTGGTGCTTCGGCAGTAGCT GCTTCGGTTTGTACAGTTGGTGTTTTGATAGCCGTGATAGTCATTGTTATCAAATCCTTGCATCCATAA
- the LOC133725454 gene encoding large ribosomal subunit protein eL20z-like isoform X2, producing MNHKNGNYVRIDGPEDPELGMFDKPLPFCGCGIGWFSLLLGFVFPVMWYYAAFLYFYKYYDKDPRERSGLGASAVAASVCTVGVLIAVIVIVIKSLHP from the exons ATGAACCATAAGAATGGCAACTATGTTCGTATCGATGGTCCAGAGGACCCAGAGTTGGGAATGTTTGACAAACCCCTTCCTTTTTGTGGTTGTGGAATTGGATGGTTTTC ACTTCTGCTTGGATTTGTATTCCCAGTGATGTGGTACTATGCTGCATTTCTCTACTTTtataaatattatgataaagaCCCAAGGGAACGATCTGGGCTTGGTGCTTCGGCAGTAGCT GCTTCGGTTTGTACAGTTGGTGTTTTGATAGCCGTGATAGTCATTGTTATCAAATCCTTGCATCCATAA
- the LOC133725455 gene encoding uncharacterized protein LOC133725455 has translation MEEDEDMSPPFWLRQQPNTPRRSLRRSTSSLLFSSGAFILLLLLAVALAFIFIIVPSVHSFTSQIFRPNTVKKSWDSLNFVLVLFAIVCGFLGRNTAGNDDDGDRSGVPATAAAAAQPQEVVKSIPSTPRQWYEYSDPTVYNDRVVNRVGSMRSSSSYPDLRQDSEWIARDDRWRFYDDTHVSNYRVPDSDQVRQHRRRASWHEAYGYDASRIKNIPVDTYVIRTEQASPSSTPTSEESVVLPPVSSPSPPLSPPHEVAPQPRKSKRTYQAVGEKESRNDDSDVKSNFRQPAPVPASPSPPKWAALPEYEEVEKKRGKNVKKRGVATTKEFLITSLRRKKKKQRQKSLENFEALLNSAAASSSMPLHPPPSPPPPPPPPPPPPSVFHSLFQSKKPKPKKSHHSNSQQPPPPPSPPVTSATRLSRNKAQVRPMMTAQKPPLPVKVKSSNIIEDDNANSGGDSPLMSRIPPPPPLPPFRMPELKYAVHGDFVRIKSNNSSRSGSPDLDDGGEDSPTSETSPLSGNESPARPIFCPSPDVNTKADTFIARFRAGLRLEKINSVNERRSNLGPDSREG, from the coding sequence ATGGAAGAAGACGAAGATATGTCTCCACCTTTCTGGCTCCGGCAGCAACCCAACACTCCCCGCCGCAGCCTCCGCCGCTCTACATCCTCTCTCCTCTTCAGCTCCGGCGccttcatcctcctcctcctcctcgccgTAGCTCTTGCCTTCATATTTATCATAGTCCCATCTGTGCATTCCTTTACTTCTCAGATTTTCAGACCCAACACGGTGAAGAAGAGCTGGGACTCCCTCAACTTTGTCCTCGTCCTCTTCGCCATTGTCTGCGGCTTTCTAGGCAGAAACACCGCCGGCAACGACGACGACGGCGATCGCAGCGGCGTTCCGgctactgctgctgctgctgctcagCCGCAAGAGGTGGTCAAATCAATCCCGTCCACGCCGCGTCAGTGGTACGAGTATTCAGATCCGACGGTGTACAATGATCGTGTTGTTAACAGAGTGGGCTCCATGAGAAGCAGCAGCTCGTACCCTGATCTCCGACAAGACTCCGAATGGATCGCCAGAGATGACAGGTGGCGATTCTACGACGATACCCACGTCAGCAACTACCGGGTTCCCGACTCCGATCAGGTCCGGCAACACCGCCGTCGGGCGTCCTGGCACGAAGCATATGGATATGATGCGAGTCGCATCAAGAATATTCCGGTGGACACTTATGTGATCCGTACGGAACAAGCTTCTCCATCATCTACACCAACATCCGAGGAGTCTGTTGTTCTGCCGCCGGTATCGTCGCCTTCTCCGCCGTTATCTCCGCCGCATGAGGTGGCGCCTCAGCCGCGGAAGTCGAAGAGGACGTACCAAGCTGTTGGGGAGAAAGAGAGCAGAAATGATGATTCGGATGTGAAGAGTAATTTCCGACAGCCAGCGCCTGTACCGGCTTCACCATCGCCGCCGAAATGGGCGGCGTTGCCGGAATATGAAGAGGTGGAGAAAAAGAGAGGGAAGAATGTGAAGAAGAGAGGAGTTGCCACTACTAAAGAGTTCTTGATAACTTCACTgaggaggaagaaaaagaagcagagACAAAAGAGTCTCGAAAATTTCGAAGCTCTACTCAACTCTGCTGCGGCTTCTTCTTCAATGCCTCTACATCCTCCGCCGTCGCCGCCACCTCCGCCACCCccaccgccgccgccaccaTCAGTCTTCCACAGCTTGTTCCaatcaaagaaaccaaaacccaaaaaatctCATCACTCAAATTCACAGCAACCGCCGCCGCCTCCATCGCCGCCGGTCACTTCCGCCACTCGATTGTCGAGAAACAAGGCCCAAGTCAGGCCCATGATGACGGCTCAGAAGCCGCCATTGCCGGTCAAGGTTAAGAGCTCCAACATTATAGAAGATGATAATGCAAACAGCGGAGGGGACTCACCACTAATGTCACGCATTCCTCCGCCGCCGCCATTGCCGCCGTTCAGAATGCCGGAGCTGAAGTATGCTGTGCACGGCGATTTTGTTAGAATCAAAAGCAACAACAGCTCAAGAAGTGGGTCGCCGGATTTAGATGACGGAGGTGAGGATTCGCCGACCAGTGAGACTAGCCCATTGAGTGGAAATGAATCGCCGGCAAGACCCATATTCTGTCCGAGCCCAGATGTGAACACGAAAGCTGATACCTTCATTGCGAGGTTCAGAGCTGGTCTGAGGTTGGAGAAGATCAACTCTGTGAATGAGAGGAGGTCTAATTTGGGCCCGGATTCGAGGGAAGGATGA